One Leclercia pneumoniae genomic region harbors:
- the gcvP gene encoding aminomethyl-transferring glycine dehydrogenase: MTQTLSQLENRGAFIERHIGPDAQQQQEMLNTVGADSLNALIGQIVPKDIQLATPPQVGDATTEFAALAELKAIAGLNKRFKSYIGMGYTPVQLPPVILRNMLENPGWYTAYTPYQPEVSQGRLEALLNFQQVTLDLTGLDIASASLLDEATAAAEAMAMAKRVSKLKGANRFFVAADIHPQTLDVVRTRAETFGFDVIVDDAEKAKDHQDVFGVLLQQVGTTGEVHDYSDLIAELKARKIVVSVAADFMSLVLLTAPGKQGADIVFGSAQRFGVPMGYGGPHAAFFAAKDEFKRSMPGRIIGVSKDAAGNTALRMAMQTREQHIRREKANSNICTSQVLLANIASLYAVFHGPVGLKRIASRIHRFADILATGLQQKGQKLRHAHFFDTLCVEVADKAAVLARAEAAEINLRSDILNAVGITLNETTTRDDIAALFDVLLGADHGLNIDTLDKEVAHDSRSIQESMLRNDDILTHPVFNRYHSETEMMRYMHSLERKDLALNQAMIPLGSCTMKLNAAAEMIPITWPEFAELHPFCPADQAEGYHQMINQLSDWLVKLTGYDALCMQPNSGAQGEYAGLLAIRHYHESRNEGHRDICLIPSSAHGTNPASAQMAGMEVVVVACDKNGNIDLADLRAKAEQTGDKLSCIMVTYPSTHGVYEETIREVCEIVHQYGGQVYLDGANMNAQVGITTPGFIGADVSHLNLHKTFCIPHGGGGPGMGPIGVKAHLAPFVPGHSVVQIEGMLTRQGAVSAAPFGSASILPISWMYIRMMGAEGLKQASQVAILNANYIATRLKDAYPVLYTGRDGRVAHECILDIRPLKEETGISELDIAKRLIDYGFHAPTMSFPVAGTLMVEPTESESKVELDRFIDAMLAIRSEIDRVKSGEWTLTDNPLVNAPHTQNELVAEWNHGYTRELAVFPAGVANKYWPTVKRLDDVYGDRNLFCSCVPMSEYQ; encoded by the coding sequence ATGACACAGACTTTAAGCCAGCTTGAAAATCGTGGCGCCTTTATTGAACGTCACATCGGGCCGGATGCTCAGCAACAGCAGGAGATGCTGAACACGGTTGGCGCAGATTCATTAAACGCCCTGATCGGCCAGATCGTGCCAAAAGACATCCAGCTTGCCACACCGCCGCAGGTAGGCGATGCCACGACGGAATTTGCCGCGCTGGCGGAGCTGAAGGCGATTGCCGGCCTTAACAAGCGCTTTAAGTCTTACATTGGCATGGGCTACACCCCGGTACAGTTGCCGCCGGTTATTCTGCGCAATATGCTGGAAAATCCGGGCTGGTACACCGCCTATACGCCGTATCAGCCGGAAGTCTCTCAGGGCCGTCTGGAAGCGCTGCTGAACTTCCAGCAGGTGACGCTGGATCTGACGGGGCTGGATATTGCTTCTGCCTCACTGCTGGATGAAGCCACCGCCGCTGCCGAAGCCATGGCGATGGCAAAACGCGTCAGCAAACTGAAGGGCGCAAACCGCTTCTTCGTCGCGGCCGATATCCATCCGCAAACTCTGGACGTAGTACGTACCCGTGCGGAAACTTTCGGGTTTGACGTCATTGTGGATGATGCCGAAAAGGCGAAGGATCATCAGGATGTCTTTGGCGTGCTGTTGCAGCAGGTGGGCACCACCGGTGAAGTCCACGATTACAGCGATCTTATTGCTGAGCTGAAAGCCCGTAAAATCGTGGTCAGCGTAGCGGCCGATTTTATGTCACTGGTACTGCTCACGGCGCCGGGTAAACAGGGGGCGGACATCGTCTTCGGCTCTGCCCAGCGCTTTGGCGTTCCGATGGGCTACGGTGGCCCGCACGCGGCCTTCTTTGCCGCAAAAGATGAATTCAAACGCTCCATGCCGGGCCGTATTATCGGCGTCTCTAAAGATGCGGCCGGTAATACCGCGCTGCGCATGGCGATGCAGACGCGCGAGCAGCATATCCGCCGCGAGAAAGCGAACTCCAATATCTGTACCTCTCAGGTACTGCTGGCCAACATCGCCAGCCTGTATGCCGTCTTCCATGGCCCGGTTGGCCTGAAGCGCATTGCTTCCCGCATTCATCGCTTCGCCGATATTCTGGCGACGGGTCTGCAGCAAAAAGGGCAAAAGCTGCGTCACGCCCACTTCTTCGACACCCTGTGTGTTGAGGTTGCCGACAAGGCCGCAGTGCTGGCGCGCGCCGAGGCCGCAGAGATTAACCTGCGCAGCGACATCCTGAACGCGGTGGGTATTACGCTGAACGAAACCACGACCCGCGACGATATTGCAGCGCTGTTCGACGTCCTGCTGGGTGCAGACCATGGCCTGAACATCGACACGCTGGATAAAGAGGTGGCGCACGATAGCCGCTCCATCCAGGAAAGCATGCTGCGTAACGACGACATCCTGACCCATCCGGTCTTTAACCGTTACCACAGCGAAACGGAGATGATGCGTTATATGCACTCTCTGGAGCGCAAAGATCTGGCGCTGAACCAGGCAATGATCCCGCTGGGGTCATGCACCATGAAGCTCAACGCCGCGGCCGAGATGATCCCGATCACCTGGCCGGAATTCGCCGAGCTGCACCCGTTCTGCCCCGCAGATCAGGCGGAAGGTTACCACCAGATGATCAACCAGCTCTCTGACTGGCTGGTGAAGCTGACCGGCTACGACGCGCTCTGCATGCAGCCGAACTCCGGCGCGCAGGGTGAATACGCGGGCCTGCTGGCGATTCGCCACTATCATGAAAGCCGCAACGAAGGGCATCGCGATATCTGCCTGATCCCAAGCTCCGCGCACGGCACCAACCCAGCCTCTGCTCAGATGGCGGGTATGGAAGTGGTGGTGGTCGCTTGCGATAAGAACGGCAACATTGATCTTGCGGATCTGCGGGCGAAAGCCGAGCAGACCGGTGACAAGCTCTCCTGCATCATGGTCACTTACCCGTCCACTCACGGTGTGTACGAAGAGACTATCCGCGAAGTCTGCGAAATCGTGCACCAGTATGGCGGCCAGGTTTACCTGGATGGCGCCAACATGAATGCCCAGGTGGGTATCACGACCCCAGGCTTTATCGGCGCGGACGTCTCCCACCTGAACCTGCATAAAACCTTCTGCATCCCACACGGTGGCGGCGGACCAGGTATGGGGCCGATTGGCGTGAAAGCGCACCTGGCGCCGTTTGTTCCGGGCCATAGCGTGGTGCAGATCGAAGGCATGCTGACCCGTCAGGGCGCGGTCTCTGCGGCACCGTTTGGCAGCGCTTCTATCCTGCCAATCAGCTGGATGTATATCCGCATGATGGGTGCCGAAGGGCTGAAGCAGGCAAGCCAGGTCGCCATCCTCAACGCGAACTACATTGCGACGCGTCTGAAAGATGCCTATCCGGTGCTCTACACGGGCCGTGATGGCCGCGTAGCACACGAGTGCATTCTGGATATCCGTCCGCTGAAAGAAGAGACCGGCATCAGCGAACTGGATATTGCTAAACGTCTGATCGACTACGGCTTCCACGCGCCAACCATGTCCTTCCCGGTTGCCGGAACCCTGATGGTTGAGCCAACCGAGTCTGAAAGCAAAGTCGAGCTGGACCGCTTTATCGATGCGATGCTGGCGATCCGCAGTGAGATTGACCGCGTGAAATCGGGTGAGTGGACGCTTACCGATAACCCACTGGTAAATGCCCCGCATACCCAGAACGAACTGGTGGCGGAGTGGAACCACGGTTACACCCGCGAACTGGCGGTCTTCCCGGCGGGTGTGGCAAACAAATACTGGCCGACGGTTAAACGTCTGGACGATGTCTACGGCGACCGGAATCTGTTCTGCTCTTGCGTGCCGATGAGCGAATACCAGTAA